The proteins below are encoded in one region of Methanosarcina barkeri 3:
- a CDS encoding TetR/AcrR family transcriptional regulator, protein MLPEYREEAKKRIVEAGLEVMYEKGYCNATMEDIASRLNVSKPALYRYFKNKDELVIESANYLQTQYRNIKTDCNSNVCPVDAWIEIFDQIMSPDIKIHALYFEILGMTVHKPEVGKRSIEGMKHGLDQPTHEIEEQQQKGLIPSETDPHTLAVALVSMFNGMRVLILLGIDWKEVRSRWIEIVRNLFGITQKGEQVECPRDCKRFEACNTTPEA, encoded by the coding sequence ATGCTTCCGGAATACAGAGAAGAAGCAAAAAAGAGAATTGTTGAAGCAGGACTGGAGGTAATGTATGAGAAAGGATACTGCAATGCTACAATGGAAGATATCGCCAGTAGACTTAATGTCAGCAAACCCGCTCTCTACCGATACTTTAAAAACAAGGATGAACTCGTCATAGAAAGTGCAAATTATCTGCAGACACAATACCGTAATATAAAAACAGACTGTAATTCTAACGTCTGTCCGGTTGATGCCTGGATAGAAATCTTCGATCAGATAATGTCACCTGATATTAAAATACATGCGTTATATTTCGAGATTCTAGGGATGACAGTACACAAACCTGAGGTCGGGAAAAGATCAATTGAAGGCATGAAGCATGGTCTTGACCAGCCAACTCATGAAATTGAAGAACAACAGCAGAAAGGCCTTATTCCGTCCGAGACCGATCCGCATACCCTTGCAGTTGCTCTTGTGTCAATGTTTAACGGAATGCGAGTTCTTATCCTTCTTGGTATTGATTGGAAAGAAGTCCGCTCTCGATGGATCGAAATAGTCCGAAATTTATTTGGAATAACTCAAAAAGGAGAGCAGGTAGAGTGCCCCAGGGATTGTAAAAGATTTGAGGCTTGCAACACTACACCAGAAGCATGA
- a CDS encoding PKD domain-containing protein, with product MKNNKKSVWKITVSVFTVLMILALLSEGASAKCTVTMTPLGAGTPPATARISGGNNYIDYTAVAASSTNPRLVQFKDLSKGKETYIRWDFGDGTSLQGTKITSSLKNPTHTFPKTGFYISCMTIRCDGYNGLLWVHKSIVVK from the coding sequence ATGAAAAATAATAAAAAGTCTGTATGGAAAATAACAGTATCTGTTTTCACCGTGTTAATGATACTGGCTTTATTGTCGGAAGGAGCCTCTGCAAAATGTACTGTAACCATGACTCCTCTCGGTGCAGGAACTCCACCAGCAACAGCCCGAATATCCGGTGGAAATAACTATATTGATTATACGGCGGTAGCCGCTTCGAGTACTAATCCTCGACTAGTACAATTTAAGGACCTGTCAAAAGGCAAAGAGACATATATCAGATGGGACTTTGGAGATGGAACCTCTCTACAAGGAACAAAAATAACTTCATCACTAAAAAATCCGACACACACGTTTCCAAAGACTGGTTTTTATATTAGTTGCATGACTATCAGGTGTGATGGTTATAATGGACTGTTGTGGGTTCACAAAAGTATTGTTGTTAAATAG
- a CDS encoding GNAT family N-acetyltransferase gives MSEIIRYIQKHELKELLDLYKYLNKDDPDLIEDVELKKLWQEILEDPNQHYFVVDVDGKLVSSCVMVVIKNLTRSASPYAIIESVVTHPDYRKRGIGTRLLKKAQEIAREKGCYKIMLLTGRKEVIPFYENAGFECKSKTGLIIRFDGR, from the coding sequence ATGAGTGAAATTATTCGCTATATTCAAAAACATGAACTGAAAGAACTACTGGATCTCTATAAATACCTGAACAAGGATGATCCAGATCTAATAGAGGACGTTGAGCTCAAAAAATTATGGCAGGAAATATTGGAAGATCCGAATCAGCACTATTTTGTGGTTGACGTAGACGGAAAACTGGTATCCTCCTGCGTAATGGTTGTTATCAAGAATCTGACTAGAAGCGCAAGTCCTTATGCCATTATCGAGAGTGTTGTGACGCACCCAGATTATAGAAAAAGGGGAATTGGAACAAGACTTTTAAAAAAGGCACAGGAGATAGCCAGAGAAAAAGGCTGTTATAAAATTATGCTCCTCACAGGAAGAAAAGAAGTTATACCATTTTACGAAAACGCTGGATTTGAGTGTAAATCTAAGACAGGACTTATTATAAGATTTGATGGACGCTGA
- a CDS encoding DJ-1/PfpI family protein, whose translation MNFGFLIFPGLEELDLVGPWEIISLWSKFAQGPEKCFMVAENPGPVICNKGMSVNPHFTFADCPQLDFLLVPGGEGTQREVENPSLIQFIAEQAEYCKAVLSVCTGTFILHRAGLLSNKQATTHWASLQKLRELGDVEVVEDRIVKDGNIWTSAGISAGIDLTLAFIEHMTDEKTAGKIQLGAEYYPSGKSYGMMHKTPQAPEYLRKRDWL comes from the coding sequence ATGAATTTCGGATTTTTGATTTTTCCTGGGCTCGAAGAGCTTGACCTTGTAGGACCGTGGGAAATAATATCGCTCTGGAGCAAATTTGCCCAGGGGCCTGAGAAATGCTTTATGGTTGCCGAAAACCCCGGACCCGTGATATGTAACAAAGGAATGTCCGTAAATCCTCACTTCACTTTTGCGGATTGCCCTCAACTGGACTTTCTCCTTGTACCTGGTGGGGAAGGAACACAGAGAGAAGTGGAGAATCCATCACTGATTCAATTTATTGCCGAGCAGGCTGAATATTGCAAAGCCGTACTGTCGGTCTGTACCGGTACGTTCATTCTTCATAGGGCTGGCTTGCTCTCAAACAAGCAGGCTACTACTCACTGGGCTTCACTCCAGAAGCTGCGAGAATTAGGCGATGTGGAGGTAGTGGAGGATCGAATTGTAAAAGACGGAAATATCTGGACCTCAGCAGGCATTTCTGCTGGCATTGATCTGACGCTTGCGTTTATTGAACACATGACAGATGAAAAAACGGCAGGAAAAATTCAGCTCGGTGCCGAGTACTACCCTTCAGGCAAGTCTTATGGCATGATGCATAAAACTCCGCAGGCTCCTGAGTACTTGAGGAAAAGGGACTGGTTATGA
- a CDS encoding class I SAM-dependent methyltransferase, protein MDYVHGYSNRENSRLYDQANTLTVLLHQDTVYPPGSRVLEAGCGVGAQTVILSRNSPEASITSIDISDESVEKARLLAKKEGVENADFQVANIFALPYEDETFDHIFICFVLEHLKNPLDALISVKRVLKKEGTITVIEGDHGSSYFYPRSDEALQAIKCLIDIQKLLGGNSLIGREIYPLLNRAGFKNVSVSPRMVYVDSSKPDMVEGFTKNTFTAMVEGVRKQALELKMIDEKTWNKGISDLYRTAGKEGTFCYTFFKGTAIK, encoded by the coding sequence ATGGATTACGTACACGGATATTCTAACAGAGAAAATTCTCGACTCTATGATCAGGCAAATACACTCACTGTGTTATTACATCAGGATACCGTATATCCACCAGGAAGCAGAGTGCTTGAAGCAGGCTGCGGAGTAGGTGCACAAACGGTAATATTGAGCAGAAACAGCCCTGAAGCCAGCATCACATCAATTGATATTTCAGATGAATCAGTTGAAAAAGCAAGACTGTTGGCTAAAAAGGAAGGTGTGGAGAATGCTGATTTTCAGGTAGCTAATATCTTCGCTCTACCTTATGAAGACGAGACTTTTGACCACATTTTCATATGCTTTGTACTTGAGCACCTTAAAAATCCTCTCGATGCTTTAATATCGGTAAAGAGGGTACTCAAAAAAGAGGGTACAATAACTGTCATAGAGGGAGATCACGGTTCAAGTTATTTTTACCCCAGGAGCGATGAAGCCCTGCAAGCAATAAAATGCCTGATCGATATCCAGAAACTTTTAGGAGGCAATTCCCTCATAGGTAGAGAAATTTATCCACTACTGAATCGAGCTGGTTTTAAAAATGTGAGCGTTTCCCCCAGAATGGTATATGTTGATTCCAGTAAACCTGATATGGTAGAAGGATTTACAAAAAACACTTTCACTGCGATGGTTGAGGGTGTCAGGAAGCAGGCGCTGGAACTAAAGATGATCGATGAAAAAACGTGGAATAAAGGCATTAGCGACCTCTACCGGACGGCAGGAAAAGAAGGCACGTTTTGTTACACCTTTTTTAAAGGAACAGCCATTAAGTAA
- a CDS encoding NUDIX domain-containing protein has translation MEGSKKVSVYSNGILLFRSRNERLEVMLVHPGGPIWSKKDYGVWSIPKGLPEKNEKPLDTAKRELKEETGFEVDGRFIDLGELNQSRNKIVHVWALEKDLDITNVISNTFTLEWPKNSGKVHEYPEVDRAGWFDVELAKKKIRKEQTGFIDRLTGIINYSQKEKHLNKEKRYRQTTLF, from the coding sequence TTGGAAGGAAGTAAAAAAGTGAGTGTTTATAGTAATGGCATTCTTTTATTCAGGTCCAGAAATGAAAGGCTAGAAGTAATGCTGGTTCATCCAGGTGGGCCAATCTGGTCAAAAAAAGACTACGGAGTGTGGTCAATACCTAAAGGGCTACCCGAAAAGAATGAAAAACCTCTGGACACGGCAAAAAGAGAACTCAAAGAAGAAACAGGTTTTGAAGTTGACGGCAGGTTTATTGATCTGGGGGAGTTAAATCAATCCAGAAACAAAATAGTGCATGTATGGGCTCTTGAGAAAGATTTGGATATAACAAATGTCATAAGTAATACGTTTACTCTTGAGTGGCCAAAAAACTCCGGGAAAGTACATGAGTATCCCGAGGTCGATAGAGCAGGTTGGTTTGATGTTGAGCTCGCTAAGAAAAAAATAAGAAAAGAACAAACAGGTTTTATTGATAGACTTACAGGCATCATAAATTACTCCCAGAAGGAAAAACACTTAAACAAGGAAAAAAGATACAGGCAGACTACACTATTTTAA
- a CDS encoding nitroreductase family protein has translation MTHIIVDQDRCTGCGICVKMCSSGIISLADESNFPQVQDENVSHCLYCGHCEAFCPSQALILNLSPEEKVLLPASAGNISQEDIAFYLKKRRSIRHFTREPVPKEKILEVLDIVRYAASGGNGQPVEWLVIYDSKKVRKIAELTMEWMKTLLNTDHPMSFYVPILISAWEQGIDVICRGAPHLLFAHIPEDNQIASVDAIIALTHFDLAAPAFGIGTCWAGFVAAATMFYEPLQKELGLPAGRKSAYAMMFGNPQYKVYGIPRRKPLEVMWK, from the coding sequence ATGACTCACATTATCGTTGATCAGGACCGCTGCACAGGATGCGGCATTTGTGTAAAGATGTGCTCTTCAGGTATTATTAGTCTGGCTGATGAGTCTAATTTCCCTCAGGTGCAGGACGAAAACGTTTCCCATTGTCTATACTGCGGACACTGCGAGGCTTTCTGTCCATCTCAGGCTCTTATTCTGAATCTCAGCCCTGAGGAGAAAGTTCTCCTGCCTGCCAGTGCTGGTAACATCTCTCAGGAGGATATAGCTTTTTATCTAAAGAAACGCAGGTCTATTCGGCATTTTACCAGGGAGCCTGTACCGAAGGAGAAAATCCTTGAGGTTCTCGATATTGTCCGCTATGCTGCGTCTGGAGGCAACGGTCAGCCGGTAGAGTGGCTTGTTATCTACGACTCTAAAAAAGTCAGAAAGATTGCCGAGCTCACTATGGAATGGATGAAAACTCTACTGAATACCGACCACCCAATGAGCTTTTATGTGCCAATACTAATTTCGGCATGGGAGCAGGGAATCGATGTTATATGCCGCGGCGCTCCGCACCTGCTTTTTGCCCATATTCCTGAAGATAATCAGATTGCATCCGTAGATGCTATCATCGCCCTCACCCATTTTGATCTCGCTGCACCGGCATTCGGTATCGGCACCTGCTGGGCAGGTTTTGTTGCAGCTGCTACCATGTTCTACGAACCCCTCCAGAAGGAACTTGGCCTTCCCGCAGGAAGGAAGTCCGCCTATGCAATGATGTTCGGCAACCCACAGTATAAAGTGTATGGAATTCCCCGCAGGAAGCCCCTTGAGGTTATGTGGAAGTAA
- a CDS encoding helix-turn-helix transcriptional regulator gives MKDHIKNMAEVLKSLGDEKRLKIIKILASNKDEVFCVSDIAQQLGISQPATSQHIKVLKNVGILEENRRGFRVFYTINANVLAEYKKDIDELFKKAFEKCTCNFFCDKCPYNNKHQ, from the coding sequence ATGAAAGATCATATAAAAAATATGGCCGAAGTTCTCAAATCCCTAGGTGATGAGAAAAGACTAAAAATAATAAAAATACTTGCTTCAAATAAGGATGAAGTCTTTTGCGTTTCCGATATAGCTCAACAGCTTGGTATCTCTCAACCTGCAACATCACAACATATAAAGGTTCTAAAAAATGTTGGGATTCTTGAAGAAAACCGAAGAGGTTTTAGAGTCTTCTACACAATTAATGCTAATGTATTGGCTGAGTATAAAAAGGACATAGATGAGCTATTTAAGAAAGCCTTTGAGAAATGCACATGTAATTTCTTTTGTGACAAATGTCCTTATAATAACAAACATCAATAA